Genomic DNA from Mycobacterium stomatepiae:
TGGCCGGCAGCTCGACGAGGTGAGCCAGCGCGGCGGCCAACTCGCCGACAACGACCTCCGCCGACGGCCGTGCCGCGGTACCCGGCCACGAACCCACGCCGCTGGCTTTCGGAAAGATGTCGGCGAAAACACTCACCGGGCAACCGTATTCGACGTCACATTGCGCTGCGGCGGCCAGGGTGTGTTGACGTCGGCCATCGCGACTACTCTCAGGGCTTTAGAGGGGTGCAGAACGGTGTGGCACAGGGCAGGATTCGCGTGGGCGCTGATATGTGGCGCGATGGTGCTGACGGCGGCGTGCTCCCGGGTGGTGGATGGCACGGCACTGCCCGGATTTACCGGCGGTGCCCGCGGTATCAACGGGGTCAATGTCGATACGATCCTGCTGGATCAGTCGCGGATGCAAGCCATCACCGGCGCCGGCGAGCACCTGTCGATCATTCCCTCGATGGACGGGAGCACTCCGGTCGACATCGACGCGCTCGCCGAAACCACGCCGCGGCCCTGCCGCTTCCTGTTCGCCGAGACCGCGACGTTTGGTCCCGATATCGAAGAGTTCCACAAGACGACGTTTCAGGACCCGCCCGACGGCGCCCTGATCTCCGAGGGTGCCGCGGCCTATCGCGATGCCGCGACCGCTCAGCACGCCTTCACCACTCTGGTCTCGACCGTCGATGACTGCGCCGGCGGCTCGTCCGGCCAGCTGTTCGTCGGGGACTGGAAGGCCGACGCCGCGTCGCTGCACCTGGGGCCGGGTGGCTGCGGCCGCGACTACCGGGTGCAGTCGGTGGCTCTGGTGGAAGTCACCTTCTGCGGCTTCCCGCAGTCGGTGTCCGACATCGTGATGACGAACATCGTCGCCAACTTCCCGCGGTAGCGGCTAACCGCTGGTGCGGCAACGGTTGATCACCAGTGCGCCGTGGTCTCCAACTCGAAGTTCGGGTGGCCGCACTGAATCCATATCGCGACGTGCAGGGCGGTGACGGCGGCCGAGACTGCCAGTGCGGTGATCGCCAGCGCAAAGCCTTGCTGCGAACGATGTTTGACCTGCCACATGCCAACGAGGGCGAGAACGCTGGCCAAGACGGGGCTTGCGTACATGCCCATGATGCTGAGTACGAAAGCCGCAACGGCAAGGCCGTTGGTCTGTACTTCCTGCGCTGTGATCTGGTTCTCGCTCATCGTCACTCGTTCCTTCCCCGCTCGGGGGTCAATCAGTTACGAGACGAATGCTCTCCGCAAGCTCTTGGAGAATTCTTGGAACGCGAACGCGGTGTCGGCGATCAGCGCGACGTGCCGGCGATGGTGGCGCTGCCCAGCACTTCGTCACCGGCCGAATCCGGGCGGTACAGCACGACCGTCTGGCCGCGCGCCACCCCGCGCAGCGGGACGCGCAACCGCACGCACAGCTCGTCGCCGATCAATTCGGCCACCGCGCTCGCGGTTTCACCGTGCGCCCGCACCTGAACGTCACACTCGATCGGGCCCTGCGGTGCGGCTCCGGCGGTGAACACCGGATCCCGTCCCGTCAGCGCGCGCACTTCGAGATCGGCGGCACTGCCCACGTGCACCGTCGCGGTGTCGGCGTCGATGGCCGTCACGTAGCGCGGCAGACCGTCGGGCCCGGGGCCGGCGATGCCCAGCCCCTTGCGCTGCCCGATCGTAAAACCGTGCACCCCATCGTGATTGGCCAGCACCGCCCCGTCGGCACCGACCACGTTGCCGCGGCGAACGGCGATGCGCTCACCCAGAAAAGCCCGGGTGTCCCCCGACGGAATGAAGCAGATGTCATGGCTGTCCGGCTTAGCGGCGACGGCCAGGCCGCGGCGAGCCGCTTCCGCACGGATCTGCGGCTTCGGGGTGTCGCCAATCGGAAAAGCCGCGTGGCGCAACTGTTCTGCGGTCAGCACGGCCAGCACATAGGATTGATCCTTGTCGTGGTCGACGGCGCGGCGCAGCCGGCCTTCCGACAGCCGGGCGTAGTGGCCGGTGACCACGGTGTCGAAACCCAATGCCAGGGCGCGCGTGGAAAGCGCCGCGAACTTGATGCGCTGATTGCAGCGCACGCACGGGTTGGGCGTCTCACCGCGCGCGTAGGACGACACGAAATCGTCGATCACGTCTTCGGCGAACTTCTCCGCGAAATCCCAGACGTAGAATGGTATTCCGAGCACATCGGCCACGCGGCGCGCGTCGGAGGCGTCTTCCTTCGAGCAGCAGCCCCGCGAGCCGGTGCGCAGCGTGCCGGGCGCCGAGGACAGCGCCAGGTGCACCCCGACCACGTCATGCCCGGCGCCGACCATCCGAGCGGCGGCGACCGACGAATCGACACCACCGCTCATCGCGGCAAGAACCTTCACCCGGATGCTCCCGCGGCGGCCAGCGCCGCCCGTCTGGCCCGATCCACCGCCGCGGGCAGCACCCGCAGCACCGCATCGACGTCGGCGTCAACGCTGGTGTGCCCCAACGACAGCCGCAGCGATCCGCGCGCGGTGGCGGCGTCGGCGCCCATCGCGATCAGCACGTGCGAGGCCTGCGGGACACCGGCTGTGCATGCCGAGCCGGTCGAGCATTCGATTCCGTTGGCATCCAACAGCATCAGCAGCGCGTCACCTTCGCAGCCGCGAAAGGTGAAGTGGGCATTGCCCGGAAGCCGCGATTCGAACGACCCGTTGGCACGCACGTCGTCGATCCGGGCCAGCACGCCCTCGACCAGACGATCGCGCAGCGCACGCAGCCGAACGCCGTTGGCCTGCAGACCGTCCACCGCGATCCGCATCGCGGCTGCCATTCCGACGGCACCGGCGACATCCGGAGTGCCGGAACGGATGTCACGCTCCTGCCCGCCGCCGTGCAGCAGCGGCGCACAGGCCACGTCGCGGCGCAGCAACAAGGCGCCCACCGCCTGCGGACCGCCGAACTTGTGCGCCGCAACGCTCATCGCCGAGAGCCCGCTTGCGGTGAAGTCGACGGGCAGCTGACCGATCGCCTGTACGGCGTCGCTGTGCATCGGGACGCCGAATTCGGCCGCGACGGCTGCGAGTTCGACGATGGGCATCACGGTGCCGACCTCGTTGTTGGCCCACATCACCGAGACCAGCGCGACGTCGTCATGACTTTGCAGCGTTTCGCGCAGCGCAGCGGCCGACACCGATCCGTCGGCGGCGGTGGGCAGCCAGGTCACCTGGGCGCCCTCGTGTTCGACCAGCCAGTCGACCGAATCCAGCACCGCGTGGTGTTCCACCCGGCTGGTGATGATCCGCAGCCGGCACGGGTCGGCGTCGCGGCGGGCGCGGTAGATCCCCTTGACGGCCAGGTTGTCGCTCTCGGTGCCGCCCGCGGTGAAAATCACCTCCGACGGGCGCGCGCCCAGCTGCTCCGCGATCAGCTCGCGGGACTCCTCGATGCGGCGCCGGGCCGCGCGGCCGCTGGTGTGCAGCGACGACGCGTTGCCGACGGTGCCGTACACGGCCGTCATCGCCTCGATGGCGGCAGGATGCATCGGGGTGGTGGCAGCGTGATCGAGGTAGACCATGACGCGCCCCACGATACCGGGCCGGGCCGAACCCCTAAGCGGCCAGCTCGTGGGGTTGACCTGGGCGCCGCGCCACCCCGACGCCGACCGCCGACTGGGACCGGCGGGCGAGGGCGCGGCGGTCGGTGCCCGGCAGCTGCAGAGATTCCACGTGAACATGCGCCAGGGTGCGGCGTTGGGTGATCAGCCGGCCCATTGCCGCCAGCAAGGTGTCGTCCCCGACGAAGGCCGGGGCGGTCGAAAGCAGGCCGTCGACGTGGTGATATGTCAACCGGAGCGGCTGGACCGGACGACCGGCGTCGATCGCGGCCTGGAACATCGCCGGGTAGAACGAACCACAGGCCACCCCGCACCACGTGGTGCCCTCGGGAAAGGCCACCACGGTCTGGCCCGCCCGCAGCCGCTCCGCCACGGTGTCCACCACCCCGGGCAACTGCCGCAGGCTGGAGCGGTCGATCGGAATGATCTTCAGCAGCCGCGCCGCGAGCTCGCCGAACATGTCCGCGCGCGCGACGTACCAGCCGGGCAGCACCGCACCGATGGCGAAGACGTCGAGCCAGGACATGTGCGGCCCGACCACCAGGACGCCGCGCAGGTTGCGGATCGGAGCGCCGGACACGCTGATCCGGATCCCGAAAACCCGCAGCACCGCCTGGCAGTAGAACCGCCTGATCCGCAGCTGCGCCGGTCCCGGCACCAGCGCCAACGGCGCCCCCAGCACAAGCAGCACCACCAGCATGAGGCGAAGCGTCACCCGCAGTACCACCAGCCACCGCGGCGACGCGGAGGCGACACCCACACAGGTGCTGTCGCACGTCGCGCGCGGCAGCCAGGCGTGGTCGGTGGCGACTGCGGGAGCGTTCATCGGTCGCGGCCCGCCATCTCGCTGCTCATTTCGGAAGCCGCCGATACCGACCGAAGTCGCCGCAGATATCGGGTATCGGCCTGGCGTTTGTCCAGCAGCACGCAGAAGTCGCCGACGCCGAAATCCGGGTCCAGGGCGGGTTCGCCGCAGGATTTGGCACCCAGTCGCAGGTAGCCGCGCATCAGGGCGGGAACCGAGGGCCGTGCCGGCGGCCCGATCTCGTCGAGAGTCTTGCCGTCCACGACCACCGGGCGGTGCGGGTACGCCTGGTATTCCGGCGGCGCGGCGTGGCGGCTCCGGACGAAATCACGCACGCCGCGAAGCTGGCTGCCGGGCACGTCGTCGTCCCCGCCGATCGGCACCGACACACACCCGATCACGTAGTCGTAGCCGTAGCGGTCCAGATAGGCCAGGATCCCTGCCCACATCAACAACACGACGCCGCCGTTGCGGTGGCCGTCACGCACCACGGCGCGGCCCATTTCCACCAACGACGGCCGCAGCGGGTCGAGCGCACCGAGGTCGAATTCCGTCGCCGTATAGAGGCCACCGGCCGCAATCGCACCCGACGGCGCCAGCATCCGGTAGCACCCCACCAGCTCGCCGGTGTCGTCATCGCGGACCAGCAAGTGGTCGCAGAACTCGTCGAAACGATCCACGTCCCGGTCCCCCGCACCCGTTTCCGGCAACGCGAAACCGGGCGTGCTGGTGAATACGTCATAGCGCAGCCGCTGCGCCGTCTCGACCAAATCGGGATCGGTGGACAGCAACAACGAGTAACGCGGCCCAGACGAGCTGGTCGCAGCTTCGTCCGGCTTGTCACTCGGTATCAGGACAGAAGCAATGCTCATGGGAACAACGTCGCGCAATCGGGGAGCCAATCGGCATCGACGCTATGACGTGTTGGTGCACGTAAGATGACGAAATGTGTTGCACACGCTCGCAGGCAAGCGGGCTTGCTTGTATGTATTCGCATGAGCGGCAACGCAATAAACACCTGAGCGTCTCTGTCTATTAACGTGCCCGCCAACTTCGGAGGCTGCCGCCGGTGGGATATCCGGCATCGATTGAAACACGAATCATGTTCGGGGCGAACGATTCTCCCCGACATTGCGGTGATGCACGGACTAATAGGCGACT
This window encodes:
- a CDS encoding sensor domain-containing protein, with the protein product MVLTAACSRVVDGTALPGFTGGARGINGVNVDTILLDQSRMQAITGAGEHLSIIPSMDGSTPVDIDALAETTPRPCRFLFAETATFGPDIEEFHKTTFQDPPDGALISEGAAAYRDAATAQHAFTTLVSTVDDCAGGSSGQLFVGDWKADAASLHLGPGGCGRDYRVQSVALVEVTFCGFPQSVSDIVMTNIVANFPR
- a CDS encoding DUF4190 domain-containing protein — its product is MSENQITAQEVQTNGLAVAAFVLSIMGMYASPVLASVLALVGMWQVKHRSQQGFALAITALAVSAAVTALHVAIWIQCGHPNFELETTAHW
- the mnmA gene encoding tRNA 2-thiouridine(34) synthase MnmA, with translation MKVLAAMSGGVDSSVAAARMVGAGHDVVGVHLALSSAPGTLRTGSRGCCSKEDASDARRVADVLGIPFYVWDFAEKFAEDVIDDFVSSYARGETPNPCVRCNQRIKFAALSTRALALGFDTVVTGHYARLSEGRLRRAVDHDKDQSYVLAVLTAEQLRHAAFPIGDTPKPQIRAEAARRGLAVAAKPDSHDICFIPSGDTRAFLGERIAVRRGNVVGADGAVLANHDGVHGFTIGQRKGLGIAGPGPDGLPRYVTAIDADTATVHVGSAADLEVRALTGRDPVFTAGAAPQGPIECDVQVRAHGETASAVAELIGDELCVRLRVPLRGVARGQTVVLYRPDSAGDEVLGSATIAGTSR
- a CDS encoding cysteine desulfurase family protein, with amino-acid sequence MVYLDHAATTPMHPAAIEAMTAVYGTVGNASSLHTSGRAARRRIEESRELIAEQLGARPSEVIFTAGGTESDNLAVKGIYRARRDADPCRLRIITSRVEHHAVLDSVDWLVEHEGAQVTWLPTAADGSVSAAALRETLQSHDDVALVSVMWANNEVGTVMPIVELAAVAAEFGVPMHSDAVQAIGQLPVDFTASGLSAMSVAAHKFGGPQAVGALLLRRDVACAPLLHGGGQERDIRSGTPDVAGAVGMAAAMRIAVDGLQANGVRLRALRDRLVEGVLARIDDVRANGSFESRLPGNAHFTFRGCEGDALLMLLDANGIECSTGSACTAGVPQASHVLIAMGADAATARGSLRLSLGHTSVDADVDAVLRVLPAAVDRARRAALAAAGASG
- a CDS encoding lysophospholipid acyltransferase family protein, with protein sequence MNAPAVATDHAWLPRATCDSTCVGVASASPRWLVVLRVTLRLMLVVLLVLGAPLALVPGPAQLRIRRFYCQAVLRVFGIRISVSGAPIRNLRGVLVVGPHMSWLDVFAIGAVLPGWYVARADMFGELAARLLKIIPIDRSSLRQLPGVVDTVAERLRAGQTVVAFPEGTTWCGVACGSFYPAMFQAAIDAGRPVQPLRLTYHHVDGLLSTAPAFVGDDTLLAAMGRLITQRRTLAHVHVESLQLPGTDRRALARRSQSAVGVGVARRPGQPHELAA
- a CDS encoding GNAT family N-acetyltransferase codes for the protein MSIASVLIPSDKPDEAATSSSGPRYSLLLSTDPDLVETAQRLRYDVFTSTPGFALPETGAGDRDVDRFDEFCDHLLVRDDDTGELVGCYRMLAPSGAIAAGGLYTATEFDLGALDPLRPSLVEMGRAVVRDGHRNGGVVLLMWAGILAYLDRYGYDYVIGCVSVPIGGDDDVPGSQLRGVRDFVRSRHAAPPEYQAYPHRPVVVDGKTLDEIGPPARPSVPALMRGYLRLGAKSCGEPALDPDFGVGDFCVLLDKRQADTRYLRRLRSVSAASEMSSEMAGRDR